In the genome of Falsirhodobacter halotolerans, one region contains:
- a CDS encoding tripartite tricarboxylate transporter TctB family protein, whose translation MRTKRIVVALLMLVAGIGYMAMAMALPGREGVDAATVPKALAWMMIGLGVLELVGAVRLVPVDDGPRVSVGGMATVLVTLILIAGFIAALRPLGFPIAAASFLFLQFIVLTPGDRRPNYPFYAALAVGTTTLIFVTFRYGFDLLLPAGLLSAWIN comes from the coding sequence ATGCGGACGAAACGTATCGTCGTGGCGCTGCTGATGCTGGTGGCCGGAATTGGATATATGGCGATGGCCATGGCGTTGCCGGGGCGCGAAGGCGTCGATGCGGCCACGGTGCCGAAGGCGCTGGCGTGGATGATGATCGGGCTTGGGGTGCTGGAACTGGTGGGGGCCGTCCGGCTGGTTCCGGTCGATGACGGGCCGCGGGTGTCGGTCGGGGGAATGGCGACGGTTCTGGTCACGTTGATCCTGATCGCCGGGTTCATCGCCGCGCTGCGCCCGCTTGGATTTCCGATCGCGGCGGCCTCGTTCCTGTTCTTGCAGTTCATCGTGCTGACCCCGGGCGACCGCCGGCCGAACTATCCATTCTATGCCGCGCTGGCCGTCGGCACGACCACGCTGATCTTTGTCACCTTCCGTTACGGCTTTGATCTGCTGCTGCCTGCCGGTCTGCTCAGCGCTTGGATCAACTGA
- a CDS encoding tripartite tricarboxylate transporter substrate binding protein: protein MSRKIMAALVTATSMLCVGGAALAQTAWPERTVNVIIGASPGGDTDFNARTMARFFEEITGTSMIITNMPGGGATIATTAVRDADPDGYTMLFGHTGHLVVTEVSGLANYGIDDFEICCIPAIDQGAVLVASKRSGLETPADVKARTDEEPGSVTFGTEFGGYSHLQGLIFQQGAGADMTIVDTGSAAEKIAALLGGRIDVAGIAYGAIQDYAQAGQMVVLGQPNAERNPLLPDIPTFKEQGVDFVMNNPYIIAFPKGTDAAIVEKMGDVMQQITENPEYAEALEQGFKQPVAFLPQAEAVELLTQMRDTYMPYRDALQAR, encoded by the coding sequence ATGTCCAGGAAAATCATGGCCGCACTGGTCACGGCGACGTCGATGCTGTGCGTCGGGGGGGCGGCGCTGGCGCAGACCGCCTGGCCGGAGCGGACGGTCAACGTCATCATCGGTGCCAGCCCGGGGGGCGATACGGATTTCAACGCACGCACCATGGCCCGGTTCTTCGAGGAGATCACCGGCACCAGCATGATCATCACGAACATGCCGGGCGGGGGGGCCACCATCGCCACCACTGCGGTGCGCGACGCCGATCCCGACGGCTATACCATGCTGTTCGGACATACGGGCCATCTTGTCGTGACCGAAGTGTCTGGCCTCGCGAATTACGGCATCGACGACTTCGAGATCTGCTGCATTCCCGCCATCGACCAGGGCGCGGTTCTTGTGGCCAGCAAACGTTCGGGTCTGGAAACCCCCGCCGATGTCAAGGCCCGCACGGACGAGGAGCCGGGCAGCGTCACCTTCGGGACCGAGTTCGGCGGCTATTCCCACCTGCAGGGGTTGATCTTCCAGCAGGGTGCGGGGGCCGACATGACCATCGTCGATACAGGGTCGGCGGCCGAAAAGATCGCGGCCCTTCTGGGTGGGCGGATCGACGTGGCGGGCATCGCCTATGGCGCCATTCAGGATTACGCCCAAGCCGGCCAGATGGTCGTTCTGGGCCAGCCCAACGCCGAGCGCAATCCGCTTCTGCCCGACATCCCCACCTTCAAGGAACAGGGGGTCGATTTCGTGATGAACAACCCCTACATCATCGCGTTCCCGAAAGGCACGGATGCGGCCATCGTCGAAAAGATGGGCGACGTGATGCAGCAGATCACCGAAAACCCCGAATATGCCGAGGCGTTGGAGCAGGGGTTCAAGCAGCCCGTGGCCTTCCTGCCGCAGGCCGAGGCGGTGGAGCTTCTGACCCAGATGCGCGACACCTACATGCCGTATCGCGACGCGCTTCAGGCACGCTGA
- a CDS encoding tripartite tricarboxylate transporter permease has translation MLDNLALGLQTALSFDNLLWCFVGVFAGTLLGVIPGIGVLAAISMLLPLTFQLDATAALIMLAGIWYGTSYGGSTASILLNVPGTPSSAITALDGYPMARQGRAGVALLMTTIASFTGGSIGILLLMGFSGSIAQVALQFSSAEYFALMLLGLVAASSMSSGAMSKGLIMVCLGMLFGLVGSDVYTGTRRFTFGMIELADGIALVALALGIFGLSEVIVSIGKIDAKDIDSRSIGLKSMKPTREDVRRSWPPMLRGAAVGSFFGTLPGTGPSIAAFMSYAMERRVSKTPEKFGTGEIEGITGPESANNAADQTAFIPTLALGIPGSATMALMLGALMIHGIAPGPQLMTEQPSLFWGLVMSFWIGNLLLLVLNIPLIGLWVRLLTVPYQWLFPAVLMFICIGTYSVNSSGFDVLMVAMFGILGYALRLLSFPLAPMLLGFVLGPMMEEHFRRAMLLGRGDPLVFLSRPISAVVLLLTLGLLLLGIRSTLRARRLRAQAAHGPR, from the coding sequence ATGCTGGACAACCTTGCGCTTGGGCTTCAGACGGCCCTTTCGTTCGACAATCTGCTGTGGTGCTTCGTCGGGGTCTTTGCGGGCACCCTTCTGGGCGTCATCCCCGGCATCGGGGTTCTGGCGGCGATTTCCATGCTGCTGCCGCTGACCTTTCAGCTGGACGCGACTGCCGCGCTGATCATGCTGGCGGGCATCTGGTATGGCACCAGTTATGGCGGCAGCACGGCCTCGATCCTGCTGAACGTGCCGGGAACGCCGTCCAGCGCCATCACCGCCCTTGACGGCTATCCCATGGCCCGCCAAGGGCGCGCGGGTGTCGCGCTGTTGATGACCACGATCGCATCCTTCACCGGCGGATCCATCGGCATTCTTCTTCTGATGGGTTTTTCCGGCAGCATCGCGCAGGTCGCCTTGCAATTCTCCTCAGCCGAATATTTCGCGCTGATGCTGCTGGGCCTTGTCGCGGCGTCCAGCATGTCCAGCGGCGCGATGAGCAAGGGGCTGATCATGGTCTGCCTCGGGATGCTGTTCGGGCTGGTGGGGTCGGACGTCTATACCGGCACGCGCCGCTTCACCTTCGGCATGATAGAACTGGCCGACGGCATCGCGCTGGTCGCGCTGGCGCTGGGGATCTTCGGCCTGTCCGAGGTCATTGTCAGCATCGGCAAGATCGACGCCAAGGATATCGACAGCCGCTCCATCGGGTTGAAGTCGATGAAGCCCACCCGCGAGGATGTGCGCCGGTCCTGGCCTCCCATGCTTCGTGGGGCGGCGGTCGGGTCGTTCTTCGGGACGCTGCCCGGAACCGGCCCGTCCATCGCGGCCTTCATGTCCTATGCCATGGAACGCCGCGTGTCCAAGACACCCGAGAAGTTCGGCACGGGCGAGATCGAGGGCATCACCGGCCCCGAATCCGCGAACAACGCGGCCGATCAGACGGCGTTCATCCCGACGTTGGCCTTGGGCATTCCCGGCAGCGCCACGATGGCGCTGATGCTGGGGGCGTTGATGATCCACGGCATCGCACCCGGTCCGCAGCTGATGACGGAACAACCGTCCCTGTTCTGGGGACTGGTGATGAGCTTCTGGATCGGCAACCTGCTTTTGCTGGTGCTGAACATTCCCTTGATCGGCCTGTGGGTCCGGCTGCTGACCGTGCCGTATCAATGGCTTTTCCCTGCGGTTTTGATGTTCATCTGCATCGGCACCTACAGCGTGAATTCCAGCGGGTTCGACGTGCTGATGGTCGCGATGTTCGGCATCCTGGGCTATGCGCTGCGGCTCCTGAGCTTTCCGCTGGCGCCGATGCTTCTGGGATTTGTCCTCGGTCCGATGATGGAAGAGCATTTCCGCCGCGCGATGCTGCTGGGGCGGGGGGATCCCCTCGTGTTCCTGAGCCGCCCGATCAGCGCGGTGGTGCTGCTTTTGACCTTGGGGCTTCTGCTTTTGGGGATACGGTCCACCTTGCGGGCGCGGCGTCTTCGGGCGCAGGCCGCACACGGGCCGCGCTGA
- a CDS encoding tripartite tricarboxylate transporter TctB family protein, with protein sequence MSVDDKANFAAGLLVVLVGVTVAAYAASSYDLGTLRRMGPGMFPMGLGLLMAALGAIVAIGAAVRVPGRPAREKVSVEWRNAVLATVGVIAFGLMIRPLGLILAVLAVVIIPAFADRKNKPLAVLVLAGVLAALAVAIFHWLLDLPMPLLPMGLR encoded by the coding sequence ATGTCTGTCGATGACAAGGCCAATTTCGCGGCCGGGTTGCTTGTGGTTCTGGTGGGCGTGACCGTCGCCGCCTATGCCGCCAGCAGTTATGATCTGGGCACGCTGCGGCGGATGGGCCCGGGCATGTTCCCGATGGGGCTTGGGCTGCTGATGGCGGCCCTTGGCGCGATCGTCGCCATCGGCGCCGCCGTTCGGGTGCCGGGACGTCCCGCGCGGGAAAAGGTATCGGTCGAATGGCGCAACGCGGTCCTGGCCACGGTGGGCGTGATCGCCTTCGGGCTGATGATCCGGCCTCTGGGGTTGATCCTTGCCGTGCTGGCGGTGGTCATCATTCCCGCCTTCGCCGATCGTAAGAACAAACCGCTGGCCGTCCTCGTCCTGGCCGGGGTCCTGGCGGCGCTGGCCGTCGCAATCTTCCACTGGCTGCTGGACTTGCCCATGCCGCTTTTGCCGATGGGGCTGCGCTGA
- a CDS encoding Bug family tripartite tricarboxylate transporter substrate binding protein, giving the protein MNKIKTVAVLGLSALLALPAAAQDYPSGNIDMIVPYPPGGGTDIPARLISEWLTRDRGWNFVVLNQPGAAGTIGLDQLARSDADGYTIGIGQTANMAINPAMNAEVEYDPLTDFTPIIPIVTQPVGIIVPNNSPFEDFGDIVDAARADPGGLLYGTPGQGTGGHLAIERLMQQGDLDFEQIPYSGIAQAISDVMGGVVDFYVGSLPSVLPHANSGSVRLLAVSSAEPFPIIPDVPTIASFGFEGYEAQDWKAVVGPAGMPEESVEALNSAINEALKDPALVANFESQGSVVMGGSSEDFKAFLASEVETWSEVVDAAGLTAQR; this is encoded by the coding sequence ATGAACAAGATCAAGACAGTCGCCGTTCTGGGCTTGAGCGCGCTGCTGGCCCTGCCGGCCGCGGCGCAGGATTACCCGTCGGGCAACATCGACATGATCGTGCCCTATCCGCCCGGCGGTGGCACGGACATTCCGGCCCGCCTGATTTCGGAATGGCTGACGCGTGACCGGGGCTGGAACTTCGTCGTGCTGAACCAGCCCGGCGCGGCGGGAACCATCGGTCTGGACCAACTGGCCCGGTCGGATGCCGACGGCTATACCATCGGGATCGGTCAGACCGCGAACATGGCGATCAACCCGGCCATGAACGCGGAGGTGGAGTATGACCCGCTGACCGACTTCACCCCCATCATCCCCATCGTGACCCAACCCGTCGGCATCATCGTCCCGAACAACTCGCCGTTCGAGGATTTCGGTGACATCGTCGATGCGGCCCGCGCCGATCCGGGCGGATTGCTCTATGGAACGCCCGGTCAGGGCACGGGCGGCCATCTGGCCATCGAACGTCTGATGCAGCAGGGCGATCTGGACTTCGAACAGATCCCCTATTCGGGCATCGCGCAGGCCATTTCCGACGTCATGGGTGGCGTGGTCGATTTCTATGTCGGCAGCCTGCCCAGCGTGCTGCCCCATGCCAATTCCGGCAGCGTGCGCCTGCTGGCCGTCAGTTCGGCGGAACCGTTCCCGATCATCCCCGATGTGCCGACCATCGCCTCCTTCGGGTTCGAGGGGTATGAGGCGCAGGACTGGAAAGCCGTCGTCGGCCCCGCCGGAATGCCCGAGGAATCGGTCGAAGCTCTGAACAGCGCCATCAACGAGGCGCTGAAGGATCCCGCACTGGTCGCGAATTTCGAAAGCCAGGGCAGCGTCGTGATGGGCGGGTCGTCCGAAGACTTCAAGGCCTTCCTTGCCAGCGAGGTCGAGACGTGGTCCGAAGTCGTTGACGCCGCCGGGCTTACGGCACAACGCTGA
- a CDS encoding RraA family protein — MTIGFRILPRRPGVSPEMVTRFAALPVANVSDSMHRMTGGGAGLRPYHASGSLAGPALTVKSRPGDNLMLHKAIDMAQPGDVIVVDGGGDLTNSLMGELMLAHAMRRGVAGFVLYGAIRDADAIREANLPLWAMGVTHRGPYKDGPGEINVPIAFDGMVIEPGDLILGDADGVLSVPVADAEGVLERTEAKQAAEVAQMKRIMDGTNDRSWVDETLRRLGCTMPEGH; from the coding sequence ATGACCATCGGTTTCCGCATCTTGCCCCGCCGTCCGGGCGTCAGCCCCGAAATGGTGACGCGTTTCGCCGCCCTTCCGGTCGCCAATGTCAGCGACAGCATGCATCGCATGACGGGCGGCGGCGCGGGTCTGCGCCCCTATCACGCCAGCGGCAGCCTTGCCGGCCCCGCCCTGACGGTGAAATCCCGGCCCGGCGACAACCTGATGCTGCACAAGGCCATCGACATGGCGCAGCCGGGGGACGTGATCGTCGTCGATGGTGGCGGGGATCTGACCAATTCGTTGATGGGCGAACTGATGCTGGCCCATGCCATGCGGCGCGGGGTGGCGGGGTTTGTCCTTTACGGCGCGATCCGCGATGCCGATGCGATCCGCGAGGCCAACCTGCCGCTTTGGGCCATGGGTGTCACGCATCGCGGTCCCTACAAGGACGGCCCGGGCGAAATCAACGTGCCCATCGCCTTTGACGGCATGGTGATCGAACCGGGCGATCTGATCCTGGGCGACGCGGACGGCGTCTTGTCGGTGCCGGTGGCGGATGCCGAGGGCGTGCTGGAGCGGACCGAGGCCAAGCAGGCCGCCGAGGTTGCACAGATGAAGCGGATCATGGACGGCACGAACGACCGCTCGTGGGTGGACGAGACGCTGCGCCGCCTTGGCTGCACGATGCCCGAGGGTCACTGA
- a CDS encoding hydroxyacid dehydrogenase has product MTTIIVTGPRLDATAVALAEERGATLVFMPPYADEAKLIQTVRDAGATAILSRMGRVTAAVIEAAPDLRVIAKHGAGVDNIDLAAAAERGIPVLSVPGGNAVSVAEHTMASVLAVTKQLGSLDAGMRAGRWEKPGFLGREIAGLRMGLVGIGAIARATARMAQGFGLRVSAYDPHAPDSVFEQAGVARVTDLDALLAGSDIVSLHCPLTAETRNLLDARRLAVLPQGAVVVNTARGGLIDEAALLDAVRSGHLSGAALDSFAVEPPPADHAFFGEPRILLSPHVAGVTAEAGARVARAAVEGALDIIQGRPVPPERVANRHLLAQNAPAAEGV; this is encoded by the coding sequence GTGACAACGATAATCGTGACCGGGCCGCGCCTTGATGCGACGGCGGTGGCGCTGGCCGAAGAGCGTGGGGCGACGCTGGTGTTCATGCCGCCTTATGCCGACGAGGCCAAGTTGATCCAGACGGTCCGGGATGCGGGGGCCACGGCGATCCTGTCGCGGATGGGCCGCGTGACCGCCGCCGTCATCGAGGCGGCGCCGGATCTGCGCGTCATCGCCAAGCATGGTGCCGGCGTGGACAATATCGACCTTGCGGCGGCGGCGGAGCGCGGCATTCCGGTGCTGAGCGTGCCGGGCGGCAATGCCGTCTCCGTGGCCGAACACACGATGGCGTCCGTCTTGGCCGTGACGAAGCAGCTTGGATCGCTGGATGCCGGGATGCGCGCCGGTCGGTGGGAAAAGCCCGGGTTTCTGGGCCGTGAGATCGCGGGCCTGCGGATGGGTCTGGTCGGCATCGGCGCCATCGCCCGCGCGACCGCCCGCATGGCGCAGGGGTTCGGCCTGCGCGTCTCGGCCTATGATCCCCACGCCCCGGACAGCGTGTTCGAACAGGCGGGTGTTGCGCGGGTCACCGACCTTGACGCTTTGCTGGCCGGATCGGACATCGTCAGCCTTCATTGCCCGCTGACCGCCGAGACGCGGAACCTGCTGGATGCGCGGCGTCTGGCGGTGTTGCCGCAGGGCGCGGTGGTGGTCAACACCGCCCGCGGGGGCCTGATCGACGAGGCGGCGCTTCTGGACGCGGTGCGTTCGGGGCATCTGAGCGGGGCCGCGCTGGACAGCTTCGCCGTGGAACCGCCCCCGGCCGATCACGCCTTCTTTGGCGAACCGCGCATCCTGCTGTCGCCCCATGTGGCGGGCGTCACCGCCGAGGCGGGCGCGCGTGTCGCCCGCGCGGCGGTGGAAGGTGCGCTCGACATCATTCAGGGGCGTCCCGTGCCGCCCGAACGCGTTGCGAACCGCCACTTGCTGGCGCAGAACGCCCCCGCGGCGGAAGGAGTTTGA
- a CDS encoding LysR family transcriptional regulator, which translates to MDTRQLRTLLAIVQHNSFARAADTVHVTPSAVSQQIRALESELDVLIFQRGTRPPTLTAQGAQVVEMARDMLRREEEARTVLSGSGLEGTLVVGSVRTSALRVLPRAISRMRLAFPQLKVNLRLANSAALIEDVSAGRLDAAVVAENLAIRPGIRWRPFLREPLWLIAPAAMAGSTVADILNRRPYLRFCAPVPLASLIDAELSRMGAAPQVIAELDSISAIMSCVTEGMGVSVVPDVALTEPGAEGLVRLPFGAPQILRQIGLVDRVPSSRGVIIDQFHDLLAASSGVHGIRRDVP; encoded by the coding sequence ATGGACACGCGACAGTTGCGCACCCTTCTGGCCATCGTCCAGCACAACAGCTTTGCCCGGGCGGCCGACACGGTGCATGTGACGCCGTCGGCGGTCAGCCAGCAGATCCGGGCGCTGGAGAGCGAGCTGGACGTTCTGATCTTTCAACGCGGCACCCGCCCCCCTACCCTGACCGCCCAAGGCGCGCAGGTGGTCGAAATGGCGCGCGACATGCTGCGCCGCGAGGAGGAGGCCCGCACCGTTCTGTCCGGCAGCGGGCTTGAGGGAACGCTGGTCGTCGGCTCGGTGCGGACCAGCGCGCTGCGGGTGCTGCCGCGCGCCATCTCGCGGATGCGGCTGGCCTTCCCGCAACTCAAGGTCAACCTGCGCCTCGCCAATTCCGCCGCGCTGATCGAGGATGTGTCGGCGGGGCGGCTCGATGCGGCGGTCGTGGCGGAAAACCTGGCGATCCGCCCCGGAATCCGGTGGCGGCCCTTTCTGCGCGAACCCTTGTGGCTGATCGCCCCCGCCGCGATGGCGGGGTCCACGGTCGCGGATATCCTGAACCGACGCCCCTATTTGCGGTTCTGCGCCCCGGTTCCGCTGGCCAGCCTGATCGACGCCGAACTGTCGCGCATGGGGGCCGCCCCGCAGGTCATCGCAGAGCTGGATTCGATCTCCGCCATCATGTCCTGCGTGACCGAGGGGATGGGCGTGTCCGTCGTCCCGGATGTCGCGCTGACCGAACCGGGGGCCGAAGGGCTGGTTCGCCTGCCGTTCGGCGCGCCCCAGATCCTTCGCCAGATCGGGCTTGTGGACCGCGTGCCGAGCAGCCGGGGCGTGATCATCGATCAGTTCCACGACCTGCTGGCCGCCAGTTCGGGCGTCCACGGCATAAGGCGTGATGTGCCGTAG
- a CDS encoding RraA family protein produces MPNPGFRIFTRLNRPDPALVDGFRGLPVANIGDTMNRASLLDARLRRISRVDMAGPAFTVKSRAGDNLMLHKALDMAAPGDVIVFDGHGDLTTAITGELMMQTAIERRLGGIVIDGAIRDLATLRDLPLSIYAAGVTPAGPYKDGPGEINVPVTVGGVVIHPGDIIVGDEDGLVAIPPADARDILTMTRAKQAAEQDKMAAIKAGTADTSWIDRALADKGCEILDCVWSDR; encoded by the coding sequence ATGCCCAATCCCGGCTTTCGCATCTTCACCCGCCTGAACCGCCCGGACCCCGCCTTGGTCGATGGGTTTCGCGGTCTGCCCGTGGCCAATATCGGCGATACGATGAACCGCGCCTCGCTTCTGGATGCCCGCCTGCGGCGGATCAGCCGCGTGGATATGGCCGGTCCGGCCTTCACGGTCAAATCGCGGGCGGGCGACAACCTGATGCTGCATAAGGCACTGGACATGGCCGCGCCGGGTGACGTCATCGTGTTCGACGGGCACGGGGATCTGACGACCGCCATAACCGGGGAGTTGATGATGCAGACCGCGATCGAAAGGCGGCTGGGCGGGATTGTCATCGATGGGGCGATCCGCGATCTGGCAACCTTGCGCGACCTGCCGCTGTCGATCTATGCCGCCGGGGTAACCCCCGCAGGCCCCTACAAGGACGGACCGGGAGAGATCAACGTTCCTGTCACCGTGGGGGGCGTGGTCATTCATCCGGGCGACATCATCGTGGGGGATGAGGATGGCCTTGTGGCGATTCCGCCCGCCGACGCACGTGACATCCTGACGATGACCCGCGCAAAGCAGGCCGCCGAGCAGGACAAGATGGCGGCCATCAAGGCAGGCACCGCCGACACGTCATGGATCGACCGCGCCTTGGCGGACAAGGGGTGCGAGATACTGGACTGCGTCTGGTCCGACCGCTGA
- a CDS encoding NAD(P)-dependent oxidoreductase, whose product MTTIGFLGFGEASFNIADGLREEGFAGVHAYDAAWQTPPAQAMIAERAAQAQVALHPSAEALIRAVDIVICSISASAAVPVARQVAPLLRVGQIYVDLNSAGPDTKRAVEALMPEGIPFVDVAIMGTVPGLRHKVPMLASGPGAAAFAAFGNAHGMGITALDGPTGMASASKMFRSIFMKGYVMLLLETVIAGRAFGIEEDVLASIGQSIRTDDFRKTASDLMCRAVIHAERREHEMDEVVATLNSLGLDATMSVAGRDKLAWCKDRGLRDHFGGKPPADFQDILAALSA is encoded by the coding sequence ATGACCACCATCGGATTTCTGGGCTTTGGCGAGGCGTCGTTCAACATCGCTGACGGGTTGAGGGAGGAGGGCTTTGCCGGTGTGCACGCCTATGACGCCGCATGGCAGACCCCGCCCGCGCAGGCGATGATCGCCGAACGGGCGGCCCAGGCGCAGGTTGCGCTTCACCCATCGGCCGAGGCGTTGATCCGCGCGGTCGACATCGTCATCTGTTCCATCAGCGCCAGCGCCGCCGTGCCGGTGGCGCGGCAGGTGGCACCGCTTTTGCGGGTGGGACAGATCTATGTCGACCTCAATTCGGCCGGGCCGGACACCAAGCGCGCGGTGGAGGCCCTGATGCCGGAGGGTATTCCCTTCGTCGATGTGGCCATAATGGGCACGGTGCCCGGATTGCGCCACAAGGTGCCGATGCTGGCCTCCGGTCCGGGGGCGGCCGCCTTCGCCGCCTTCGGCAACGCCCATGGGATGGGGATCACCGCCCTGGACGGGCCGACCGGAATGGCGTCGGCCTCCAAAATGTTCCGGTCGATCTTCATGAAGGGCTACGTCATGCTGCTGTTGGAGACGGTGATCGCGGGACGCGCCTTCGGGATTGAGGAGGATGTTCTGGCCTCCATCGGCCAATCGATCCGCACGGACGACTTCCGCAAGACCGCCAGCGACCTGATGTGCCGGGCCGTCATCCATGCCGAACGGCGCGAGCATGAGATGGATGAGGTGGTGGCCACGCTCAACTCCCTCGGTCTTGATGCGACGATGTCGGTCGCCGGCAGGGACAAGCTGGCCTGGTGCAAGGATCGGGGTCTGCGCGATCATTTCGGCGGCAAACCCCCGGCCGATTTTCAGGATATTCTTGCCGCTCTTTCTGCATAA
- a CDS encoding HpcH/HpaI aldolase/citrate lyase family protein → MIRSLLYVPGNTPRFLEKAGQRGADAVIIDLEDAVPEAGKTAAREALAGSVPMVGGRVFVRVNMTERLFEDAAAAVRAGAEALYLPKVRGVDVLHDLDAHLTPLEGGRPSIAFVPLIEDAEGLFEARSIAKGPRVLGLSAGGEDLATSMGARPTAEVLRMPKLMIHYAAKAAGVLSFGMFRSTVDYTDPVAIRDAAREARDFGFDGASCIHPAVVPILNEGFAPTPEEVAWARRVVAANAAQAAAGRGAFTLDGKFIDAPIVTRAERLLSVTGRPSDV, encoded by the coding sequence ATGATCCGCTCGCTCCTGTATGTGCCGGGCAACACGCCGCGTTTTCTGGAAAAGGCCGGGCAGCGTGGCGCCGATGCCGTCATCATCGACCTTGAGGATGCCGTCCCGGAGGCGGGCAAGACGGCGGCGCGCGAGGCGCTGGCAGGCAGCGTGCCGATGGTCGGCGGGCGCGTCTTCGTGCGCGTCAACATGACGGAGCGGCTGTTCGAGGATGCGGCGGCGGCCGTTCGGGCGGGGGCGGAGGCGCTCTATCTGCCCAAGGTGCGCGGGGTGGACGTCCTGCACGATCTGGACGCCCACCTGACCCCGCTGGAAGGCGGGCGCCCTTCCATCGCCTTCGTGCCGCTGATCGAGGATGCCGAAGGCCTGTTCGAGGCGCGGAGCATCGCCAAGGGCCCCCGTGTCCTTGGCCTGTCCGCGGGCGGCGAGGATCTCGCGACATCGATGGGCGCACGCCCGACCGCCGAGGTGCTGCGGATGCCCAAGCTGATGATCCATTACGCGGCCAAGGCGGCGGGTGTCCTGTCCTTCGGCATGTTCCGCAGCACCGTGGATTACACCGATCCCGTGGCGATCCGCGACGCCGCGCGCGAGGCGCGGGATTTCGGCTTTGACGGGGCCAGCTGCATCCATCCGGCGGTGGTGCCCATTCTGAACGAGGGGTTCGCGCCCACCCCGGAGGAGGTCGCTTGGGCCCGCCGGGTGGTTGCGGCGAATGCAGCGCAGGCGGCGGCGGGGCGCGGGGCCTTCACGCTGGACGGAAAATTCATCGACGCGCCGATCGTGACGCGGGCGGAACGCCTGCTGTCCGTCACGGGCCGTCCATCGGATGTATGA